The DNA window TCTACGTCGGCGCCCGCACCGTCGCCGAGCTCAAGGAGCGCGGCCGGTTCGTGCGCATCACCGCGGCCGGGCTCAAGGAGTCCCACCCGCACGACGTCCAGATGACCGTCGAGGCCCCCAACTACGCCGGCCGGGGCTGAGGGGGCGGGGCCGCGGACCACGAGATCGCCGGCCCCGTTCCCGCTGCGCGCCCCCGCGGCCCCCGCTGGTCGTGGTCGTTGCGGAGCCCGGCGCCGGCTCCGCCCCGGAAGGTTATTCCGGAGGTGTCCGGGGGCGTCGAGTCTTCCTCGTCGGGAGTGGTCGGGGTGGGGTCGGTGGGGAGGGCGCGTTCTGCGGCCGGTTCGCCGGCCCCCGGCCCGTCGTCCTCCGCGAGCTGTTCTTCCGCGAGCGCGTAGGTTTCTAGTCGAACGCGCAGGCGGGAGGTGCGCGTTCGACTAGAAACCTACGCGCTCGCGAAGGATCGGGGGCGTCCCGGCGGGGTCCGGGGATGGGCGAGCCCCCCGGGACCGGTCTGGGCGCCGGGACCGGTCCGGGTGTGGCGGTGTCCTTCCCGGACCGGCGCTCCCACGGGCCCGGAGGAGTCGACGGGCCCGTGGGAGGTTGTCCAGGCGGGCGCCAGGCCCGCCGCCCGACCGGTGACCGCCCCACCCGGCTGGCCCGAAGGCGCCGGCTGTCCAAATCTGCCACAAAGGCCCCGATCGAGCCGGAACGCCGGAAGAGAATCGTTGATATTCCGCGCTTCTGTTCGCCGTCGATCCCGGCCCAGGGCGTCTTTGTGGCAGATTTGGACACGCCGCCACCCCGATCCGCCCCAGGAGTCCCACCCGCCCCACGCGGACACACCCAGAATAACCTTCCGGTTACAGCACGATGTCCGCGCCGATCACTCGTCGGATCCACGGAAGGGGTGTATCGAAGTTTCTCCTCACCAGCAGCGTCATGAAGATCATGGATACGATGCCCTGGAAGTAGAGCGAGCATCGTCTTCGGAATAATGCGCCGTTCTTCTTCTGCTCCTCGGGAAGAAGCTCCCGGGCGGCGGCCAGGTTCTTCCGGAGGCGGAAGGCGTCGATGTGGGAGGCGTTGACCGAGGTCATCAGGACAATGAGGTAGAGGATCGATAGGCAGCAGATCGATATGACGATCGTGAAGGACGTCTGCGCGCCCACGCACAGGTCCAGCGGATGCCAGAGGGGCAGGCAGTGCGTCGACGTCCGGTGTGTATCGTAGGTCTCGAGGGCCGCGTATAGAAGCGCGATTCCCGCGGAGAGGGTCACGAGCATGCGCCCGAAGGCGTGGAACTGTCCCGCGATCGCGTGCTCTCTCGGACTCGCGAAGTACATGGTGACCAGGGGCGGGATCATCGAGAGGAACGCCGTCGAGGGGGTTGGGTTGGAGGCGGTTCCCCACGAGAAATGATGGGCGAAGCAGAGCAGGGTCACGGTGGCGATGAGATTGACTGCGGCCGGGAGCAGGAACCTGCTGTGGTCGGGGTTGAAGGTCGCGGTCAGCACCCACTGCGGTGGAACGTCGGAGTTGTTATTATTGCGGGGTATTCTATCCTCCAGCTTGGCCAGGGCCAGGGGGCGGGCGAGGATCTCCACCTGACGTCTGTTGCGCGTCAGTTCGACCGCGGGATCGGAGTGATCGTTGGAAAGGGTCTGGGGAGTCGTGTACGGGCGGGAGTCGGCCGCCTTGCGGGCGGGCTGCGGCAGCAGCGGTATCTCCTGACCTCCGAAGGTGATGGCCAATCGTCCGATTTCCAGGTCCTCGGGCGCAACCAGGCGGATGTGGGTGCCGCCGTGCTTGGCCCCCGTCAGGAGGGGGAGATCGATCGCGTAGGGCCACGGACCGGGAACGAAGACGGATCTGAGCGCCTCTCCTATTCCGAGTCTCGTCCGGTTGGCGCGCTCGAGCCATGAGATCTTCAGGACGTCGTCGCGGATCCTGCGCTCGTCGTCGCGAGTGGGCGTATAAACCACGTGGAGCGTATAGTAGTGCTTGAGGTAATCGAGTTCGCTGAGAAAGTCTGCGGATGTTGCGAAATTTTTTATATCGTCCGGCATGTTCGCGATCTGTGTGAACTCCTTGACAACGGCTTCAGGAGTCTTGTCCTGACACTTGAGGTATCGATAAATCGTCTTCGCGGCGACTTTGATCCACGAGTCGTTCGCCGCGGTCCGGGACCCGGGCTGGAGCGGCGCCCTGCCGAGGAGGACCGCAAGAAGCTGGTAGGTGGTCGCTTCGTTGTTCTCGTGGCGTCGGGCGATGCTGAGTGCGGCGCCACGTCCGTCCCGCGCGTCGATGTCGAGAATGGGGCCCGGCAGCATTCCGGTGGAGACCGGCAGATATAGCGGAGTGCGCCCGACGTCCCATTCATCGAGGATAGCCGCGAGCCGACTGCCGGATACGTCGATACTCATGGACCGTCGATGGGTCTGGGCGTCTTCGAAGGTAATGGTTTGCACGATGCGTCGTTGCCATCGCCCCCTGTGCCTGACGAGAAGACCCTGGAGCGAGCACCGCTCGATGAGCGCGTCATCGGATCCGGCGAACTCCCCGGTATCGGGGTCGAGGAGCGGACCCGATGTTATTGCGGCGGGTTCGTCCGCCGGTGTCGGAGTCTCCGATTCATTCCGTCGTCTGGTCCTCTTGCGGAATAATTGCGCGCCGATGGCGAGGAGGCCGCTCCTGATGGACTGTTCCACTGGTCTCCTCGGATGCGCCCGCGGGCACCGTCTGCCGACGTGGACCTCAGCGTGCTCGGCTCGGAAGGAGCCCCCTGGCCACGAGCTGATCGCGGTCGAGGACTCCTTCGTAGAGCTCGTCTGAGGCGCGGCGTCGAGGGACCTGCTGAGACAGGACGACGACGTAGGGGGTGCCGGCGGAAGTCTTCCCAGTGGTTCGAGTCGGCGTCGATACCCGAGGTTCTTGGAGGGCTGTCAAAGCTTCTTCTCCGCTGCCGTTGAATACTGATACGAAGGGTAGCGCATGTTCCGCCGGGCGTCACCGAAGTGCGAGGAGCTCCTTCGCCAGCGGCCAGGACGGGTCCGCCCCGGCGCGATCCGGGTTCCGCTTCGCCAGCCAGGCGTTGAAGGACTCGGCCCACTCCCGGTGGGCCCGCGCCTGGAAGCCCTGCAGCTCGGCCAGGCTCATGGAGCCCAGCCGGGGGTGGGCCCGCACCATGGCCTCCAGGACGTCGAGCGCGGCCGCCACGTCCACCTCCGCGGTGTGCAGGGACTCGTCCACCCGCACCCCGTAGACCGCGCACAGGTCGCCCAGGCGGCGCTTGCCCCGGCGGTAGCGGTCCACCGCCCGGTCCAGGACGAGGGGATCGAGGATCGGGCCGATCCCGCGCCCGCCATCGCCGCGCCCCAGGCGTTCGCGCAGGCCGGGCAGCCCGTGGCGGGCGAGCTCGGCCTCCATCAGCGTCAGATCGAAGGAGGCGTTGAAGGCGACGACCGGGGTGCCAGCGGTCATCGCCTCCGCCAGGGCCCGGGCGACCTCCTCGAGCACCTGGGCCGCGGGCCGGCCCTTCGCCCGGGCGCGCTCGGTGGTGATGCCGTGCACGGCCGCCGCCGCCTCGGGGATCTCGAGGCCGGGGTCCGCCAGCCAGGTGCGCACGTCCTGGCCGCGGGCGCCGTCGGCGCCGAGGGAGCCGCGCGAGACGACCGCCGCGGTGACGAGGCGGTCCCCGAGCGGATCCACCCCGGTGGTCTCGGTGTCGAAGCCCAGGAGGGGCCCGGCGACCCAGCCCGGGGCGGCGGGGCCGCCGGCGGCGGGGGAGGGCGTGCGCGTGGTCATGAGCGGAAGTCTGCCACGCCCCTGCGACATGAATCGGGTCCGCGGTCCCGCCCCGCTGCGCCGCTACCATCGCGCCATGAGCGCAGAGATCGAGATCGGGCGATCCAAGCGGGCCCGCCGGGCCTACTCCTTCGACGACATCGCCGTCGTGCCCGCGCGGCGCACCCGCGACACCCGGGACGTGCGGGTGGGCTGGCAGGTGGACGCCTACCACGTGGACCTGCCCGTCATGGCGGCCCCCATGGACTCGGTCATGAGTCCGGCCACGGCCGTCCTCGTCGGGCGCCTGGGCGGTATCGGCGTGCTCGACCTGGAGGGCCTGTGGACCCGCTATGAGGACCCCGCCGAGGCCCTGGGGCGCATCCGCGCCGCCGCCCCCGAGGAGGCCACCCGCGTCCTGCAGGAGGTCTACCGCCCGCCGGTGCGCCCCGAACTCATCGGCGCGCGCCTGGCCGAGATCCGCCGGGCCGGCGTCGTCGTGGCCGCCCGGCTCAGCCCCGCCCAGACCCAGCGGCACTGGCGCACCGTCGTCGAGGCCGGCGTCGACCTGCTCGTCATCCGCGGCTCGGTGGTCTCCGCCGAGCACGTGTCCGGCAATGTCGAGCCCCTCAACCTCAAGCGCTTCATCTACGAGCTCGACGTCCCCGTCGTCGTCGGCGGCGTCACCACCTACACCGCGGCCCTGCACCTCATGCGCACCGGCGCCGCCGCGGTCCTCGTGGGCCAGGGCGGGGGCGCCTCCTCCTCGATCCGCCAGGTCCTGGGCCTGCACATGCCCATGGCCACCGCCGTGGCCGACGTCGCCGCCGCCCGGCGCGACTACCTCGACGAGTCCGGGGGCCGCTACGTCCACGTCATCGCCGACGGCTCGGTGGGCAACTCCGGGCACGTCGTCAAGGCCATCGCCTGCGGGGCCGACGCCGTCATGCTCGGGGCCGCCCTGGCGCGGGCCGCCGAGGCTCCCGGGGGCGGCTACCACTGGGGCGCCGAGGCCCGCCACGAGCGCCTGCCGCGCGGCTACCGCTCCTTCGTGGGGACCGCAGGCACCATGGAGGAGATCCTGGCCGGCCCCTCCGACCGGGCGGACGGCACCCTCAATATCGTCGGCGCCCTGCGCCGCACCCTGGCGACCACCGGCTACTCCGACGTCAAGGAGCTCCAGCGCGTGGGCATTGTCCTGGCCCCCTACGACCCGAGCTGAGCGGGAGGCCGGCGCGCGGGGAGCCGGTGCGCGCGTACGGATTGCGATCGGATCGAGTCGCCCGCTCATGCACCTGCGACGAGGCCGCCCCGTCGGGTACTGTCAGTCAGGACGCCAGCCCTCCAGCTGGTGCGCGTCAATCACATGGGGCGCACGGTCTCGAGGTGCCGCCCCCCTCATCTCAAAGGAGCCGCTCATGGCACAGGTCACCGCCACCATCGCTTCCAAGGTCGGGCTGCACGCCCGCCCCGCCGCAACCTTCGTCAAGGCCGTCGCCGAGAAGGGCGTCCCGGTCACCATCGCCAAGGAGGGCGGTGCCCCCGTCGACGCCTCCTCCATCCTGGGCGTTATGACGCTGGGCGCCGGTCACGGCGACGTCGTCACCCTCACCTCCGAGGCTGCCGGATCCGAGAGCGCTCTCGCGGAGCTCAAGGCCCTCCTCGAGACCGACCTGGACGCCTGAGGCACCGCGGGCGGATCGCCCGCTCACCGGCGTGGGGCGCGCACCGTGGGGTGCGCCCCACTGCCGTGGGGCGCACCCCACGGGGAGGGAGCACAATAGCGCCATGGACCTCACCCTGCTCGTCAAGGCTCTGGGTGCCTTCTTCGCCATTATGAATCCCTTCGTCAACCTGCCGCTCTTCCTGTCCCTGACGACCGGTCAGGACCCCGCCCAGCAGCGGCGGACCGCCTGGCGCACCACCCTGTTCAGCGCCCTCATGTGCGCAGTGATCGCGGTCAGCGGCTCAGCCCTGCTGCGCTTCTTCGGGATCAGTCTCGACGACTTCCGGGTCGCCGGCGGCCTGGTCCTGCTCACCATCGCACTGGGCATGCTCAGCGGGCGCGGCTCGAGCGCCCACGAGGGCAGCAAGGCGGAGAAGGCCCACGCCGCCGACCACGCCGCCGCCAACGACATCGCCTTCTACCCCATGACCTTCCCCATGATCGTGGGCCCCGGGACCATTACCACCATTATCGTCCTGTTCTCCCAGGCCGACGGCGCGAAGAAGGTCGTCGCCGTCGTGCTCGCCCTCATCCTGGTCCTGGCGGCGCTCGGCGGCGTACTGCACTTCTCGAGCACCATTGGACGGCACATGTCACTCACGCTGCGCACCATTATGACCCGGCTCATGGGAATGATCCTGGCCGCCATCGCCGTGGGCATGCTGGC is part of the Actinomyces sp. oral taxon 414 genome and encodes:
- a CDS encoding exonuclease domain-containing protein, translated to MTTRTPSPAAGGPAAPGWVAGPLLGFDTETTGVDPLGDRLVTAAVVSRGSLGADGARGQDVRTWLADPGLEIPEAAAAVHGITTERARAKGRPAAQVLEEVARALAEAMTAGTPVVAFNASFDLTLMEAELARHGLPGLRERLGRGDGGRGIGPILDPLVLDRAVDRYRRGKRRLGDLCAVYGVRVDESLHTAEVDVAAALDVLEAMVRAHPRLGSMSLAELQGFQARAHREWAESFNAWLAKRNPDRAGADPSWPLAKELLALR
- a CDS encoding MarC family protein — translated: MDLTLLVKALGAFFAIMNPFVNLPLFLSLTTGQDPAQQRRTAWRTTLFSALMCAVIAVSGSALLRFFGISLDDFRVAGGLVLLTIALGMLSGRGSSAHEGSKAEKAHAADHAAANDIAFYPMTFPMIVGPGTITTIIVLFSQADGAKKVVAVVLALILVLAALGGVLHFSSTIGRHMSLTLRTIMTRLMGMILAAIAVGMLAAGLSKLFPGLAG
- a CDS encoding GuaB3 family IMP dehydrogenase-related protein — encoded protein: MSAEIEIGRSKRARRAYSFDDIAVVPARRTRDTRDVRVGWQVDAYHVDLPVMAAPMDSVMSPATAVLVGRLGGIGVLDLEGLWTRYEDPAEALGRIRAAAPEEATRVLQEVYRPPVRPELIGARLAEIRRAGVVVAARLSPAQTQRHWRTVVEAGVDLLVIRGSVVSAEHVSGNVEPLNLKRFIYELDVPVVVGGVTTYTAALHLMRTGAAAVLVGQGGGASSSIRQVLGLHMPMATAVADVAAARRDYLDESGGRYVHVIADGSVGNSGHVVKAIACGADAVMLGAALARAAEAPGGGYHWGAEARHERLPRGYRSFVGTAGTMEEILAGPSDRADGTLNIVGALRRTLATTGYSDVKELQRVGIVLAPYDPS
- a CDS encoding HPr family phosphocarrier protein — its product is MAQVTATIASKVGLHARPAATFVKAVAEKGVPVTIAKEGGAPVDASSILGVMTLGAGHGDVVTLTSEAAGSESALAELKALLETDLDA